In Chitinophaga nivalis, a single genomic region encodes these proteins:
- a CDS encoding MutS-related protein: protein MQPASIYQQRIEKFQQEISSSKRLTALLSWARLISFVVIVLGGVLFFRNGREAGWWLLSGAGIVAFLFFLVRYLRAQQQLQLFKTLLELNQRELQLVTTGESAFEDGHEFIDDRHDYSGDLDVFGPSSLFQHINRTGTLSGKKQLAAALQGPLQEAAAIRDTQTALQVLVPELDFRQLLTANAILAKEEESDRREIDAWLKMPFDFLQNKLVNVAIWLSPALVVLAIILNILTGHYYPLIGIIILNWLLLGSSQKKIMAQYSLMSHKERILDKFSILLHLIRSGNFQQSALLREQQDAAREADQALRKLSRIGSAFDQRLNLLVALFLNSVMLYDLHCILRLERWKVQHAKDINGWFGVIAQLEVWNSLATYAANHPDFTYPEPQEASMILETTALGHPLIPASSCVKNDAAVGKQAGFLIITGSNMSGKSTFLRSVGTNLLLGMCGAPVCAARFVFSPMRIMTSMRIKDSIASHTSYFQAELLRLQHIIHQLKTGARVFILLDEILKGTNSEDKLSGSRSLIEHFLAYNCLGMIATHDLELGLLENTYPDKIRNYCFESTIQHNQLSFDYSIREGIARNKNATFLMKQMEII from the coding sequence ATGCAACCGGCAAGCATTTATCAGCAGCGAATAGAAAAGTTTCAGCAGGAAATCAGCAGTAGTAAGCGGCTGACAGCCCTCTTATCCTGGGCACGATTAATCAGCTTTGTGGTAATAGTGCTGGGAGGCGTGTTGTTTTTCAGAAATGGCCGGGAGGCTGGCTGGTGGCTGTTGTCCGGAGCTGGTATTGTTGCGTTCCTGTTTTTCCTGGTGCGTTATCTGCGCGCGCAGCAACAGCTACAACTGTTCAAAACCTTACTGGAACTCAATCAGCGGGAGTTGCAACTCGTGACTACCGGCGAGTCGGCCTTTGAGGATGGACACGAGTTTATTGATGACCGGCACGATTACAGCGGCGACCTGGACGTATTTGGGCCGTCTTCCTTGTTTCAGCATATTAACCGTACGGGCACCTTATCGGGGAAAAAGCAGCTGGCTGCTGCGTTGCAAGGCCCTTTGCAGGAAGCCGCTGCGATCAGGGATACACAGACTGCATTGCAGGTATTGGTACCGGAGCTGGATTTCCGGCAACTGCTTACTGCGAATGCCATATTGGCCAAAGAAGAAGAAAGTGATCGCAGGGAAATAGATGCGTGGCTCAAAATGCCATTTGATTTTTTACAAAATAAACTGGTGAATGTGGCCATCTGGCTGAGCCCCGCGCTGGTAGTACTAGCCATTATATTGAATATCCTCACCGGGCATTATTATCCACTGATCGGCATTATTATACTGAACTGGTTGCTGCTGGGCAGTAGTCAAAAGAAGATTATGGCGCAGTACAGCCTTATGTCGCACAAAGAACGTATACTGGATAAGTTTTCCATATTGCTGCACCTGATCCGTTCCGGTAACTTTCAACAATCTGCTTTGTTGCGGGAGCAGCAGGATGCTGCTCGGGAGGCCGATCAGGCATTACGTAAGTTATCCCGGATCGGCAGCGCTTTTGATCAGCGTTTGAATCTGCTGGTGGCGTTGTTCCTGAACTCCGTGATGCTGTACGACCTGCATTGTATTCTCCGGCTGGAACGTTGGAAGGTACAACATGCAAAAGATATCAATGGTTGGTTTGGTGTGATTGCTCAGCTGGAAGTGTGGAACAGCCTGGCTACCTATGCTGCCAATCATCCTGATTTTACCTATCCGGAACCACAGGAAGCAAGCATGATACTGGAAACAACTGCCCTCGGTCATCCCCTGATACCGGCATCGTCCTGTGTAAAGAATGATGCTGCTGTAGGTAAACAGGCAGGGTTCCTGATTATAACAGGATCAAACATGTCTGGTAAAAGTACCTTCCTGCGCAGTGTGGGTACCAATCTGCTGCTGGGGATGTGCGGGGCGCCGGTATGTGCTGCCCGCTTTGTTTTCAGCCCTATGCGGATCATGACTTCTATGCGGATTAAAGACTCTATTGCCAGCCATACTTCTTATTTCCAGGCAGAACTGCTGCGTTTACAGCATATTATTCATCAGCTGAAAACAGGAGCGCGGGTATTTATCCTGCTGGATGAGATTCTGAAAGGTACCAACTCCGAAGATAAGTTGTCCGGTTCCCGCAGCCTGATAGAGCATTTCCTGGCATATAACTGTCTGGGTATGATTGCTACACATGACCTGGAACTGGGGCTGCTGGAAAATACCTATCCCGACAAGATCCGGAACTATTGTTTTGAGAGTACCATTCAGCATAACCAGTTATCCTTCGATTACAGCATCCGGGAAGGAATTGCCCGTAACAAGAATGCTACTTTCCTGATGAAGCAGATGGAGATCATATAA
- a CDS encoding glycoside hydrolase family 125 protein, whose product MVARRDFIRNSALLAGAVGLGLPKTVFGWNGYSSQRPPLAQRKFSSEAVEKTIVTVKKQIADTKLAWMFENCFPNTLDTTINYKVVDGKPDTFVITGDINAMWLRDSSAQVWPYLPLVKEDAKLQQMVAGVINRQVKCILIDPYANAFNDGPTGSEWEKDLTDMKPELHERKWEIDSLCYPVRLAYHYWKTSGDTKVFDDKYKQAALSIVKTFKEQQRKDGKGPYKFQRVTAWQSDTVPNSGYGSPMLPVGLIVSIFRPSDDATVLPFLIPSNMFAVVSLRQLAEISETVYKDAAFAKECGALADEVDRAIKAYAIVEHPKLGNMYGFEVDGYGNRLFIDDTNVPSLLSIPYLGYTTAEDPLYQASRHFVWSSFHPWFYKGKYGDGVGSPHTGENYIWPMSIIMRALTSHDKEEIAECIKTLRNTDGNTGFIHESYQKDDPTKFTRKWFAWANTLFGELILKVSQDYPDLLKRQYA is encoded by the coding sequence ATGGTTGCAAGGAGAGATTTTATCAGGAACAGCGCACTGCTTGCAGGGGCTGTTGGGCTGGGATTGCCCAAAACGGTATTCGGCTGGAATGGCTACAGCTCCCAGCGTCCCCCGCTGGCACAGCGTAAATTCAGCAGTGAAGCCGTTGAAAAAACAATAGTAACAGTAAAAAAGCAGATCGCCGATACCAAGCTGGCGTGGATGTTTGAAAACTGTTTCCCCAATACCCTCGACACCACCATCAATTATAAAGTAGTAGATGGTAAACCGGATACATTTGTGATTACCGGTGATATCAATGCGATGTGGTTGCGCGACTCTTCTGCCCAGGTATGGCCTTACCTGCCGTTGGTGAAAGAAGACGCCAAACTGCAGCAGATGGTAGCAGGCGTAATTAACCGCCAGGTGAAATGCATCCTGATCGATCCTTACGCCAATGCGTTCAATGACGGGCCTACCGGCAGTGAATGGGAGAAAGACCTGACGGATATGAAACCGGAACTGCATGAACGTAAATGGGAAATAGACTCCCTTTGTTACCCGGTACGTTTGGCTTACCACTACTGGAAAACCAGTGGAGATACCAAGGTATTTGATGATAAATACAAACAGGCAGCTTTGTCTATCGTGAAAACGTTTAAGGAGCAGCAACGTAAAGATGGGAAAGGGCCGTACAAGTTTCAACGGGTAACCGCCTGGCAGTCAGATACCGTGCCTAATTCCGGTTACGGTTCACCGATGTTGCCGGTAGGGCTGATCGTTTCTATTTTCCGTCCTTCCGATGATGCTACGGTATTGCCTTTCCTGATACCTTCCAATATGTTTGCCGTGGTGTCTTTGCGCCAGCTGGCAGAGATCAGTGAAACGGTTTATAAAGATGCCGCTTTCGCCAAAGAATGCGGTGCCCTGGCAGACGAGGTAGACCGTGCGATTAAAGCCTATGCCATTGTAGAGCATCCGAAACTGGGTAACATGTATGGTTTTGAAGTAGATGGTTATGGTAATCGTTTATTCATTGACGATACCAATGTACCTAGTCTGTTATCCATTCCTTACCTGGGCTATACTACAGCAGAAGATCCGCTGTACCAGGCTTCCAGACACTTTGTATGGAGCAGTTTCCATCCCTGGTTCTATAAAGGAAAATATGGTGATGGCGTAGGTAGTCCGCATACCGGCGAAAACTATATCTGGCCCATGAGTATTATCATGCGGGCATTGACCAGTCATGATAAGGAAGAAATTGCGGAGTGTATTAAAACGCTGCGGAATACAGATGGTAATACCGGGTTTATTCATGAATCCTATCAGAAAGATGACCCGACTAAATTCACCCGCAAATGGTTTGCCTGGGCGAATACCTTGTTTGGGGAATTGATTCTGAAAGTAAGCCAGGATTATCCGGATCTGTTGAAAAGACAGTACGCATAA
- a CDS encoding methylmalonyl-CoA mutase family protein — protein sequence MSYTPKHKVRIVTAAALFDGHDAAINIMRRIMQAKGAEVIHLGHNRSAAEIVDCAIEEDAQGIAVTSYQGGHVEFFKYMYDLLQEKGCGHIKIFGGGGGTILPVEIEELHAYGIARLYSPDDGRQMGLEGMIEDLITQCDIAIKPLQEGSSIEDIPQLRKNKNPKIIARGISLAENDLPVALLDGQKARKAVMVDATTGAHLANTPADRETPPVLGITGTGGAGKSSVTDELVRRYLRHYTDKTVAVISVDPSKKKTGGALLGDRIRMNSIHHPRAYMRSLATRESDKAISEHIQEAIDICKLAAFDFIILETSGIGQSDTAITDYCDVSLYVMTPEYGAASQLEKINMLDYADVIAINKFDKAGALDALHDVRKQYKRNHNLWDAKEESLPVVGSIASQFNDAGINLLFEKVMEKVVEKTGAPFGELAHESLKSTTTKSQIIPPARVRYLAEISESIGEYGKWVEEQCKLATQLYQIAGVVNLQPAQATALADIKTHLEKQLHEECRQLIAGWPALQQKYTADFYEFQVRDKVIKLPLFTESLSHSRIPKISLPKYKDWGDILRWQLTENLPGEFPYAAGVFPLKREGEDPTRMFAGEGGPERTNKRFHYVSLGQPAKRLSTAFDSVTLYGEDPAVRPDIYGKIGNSGVSIATVDDAKKLYSGFDLCDPKTSVSMTINGPAPILLAFFMNAAIDQECEKYIREQGLTEQVTARIKEKFKDHPLPHYNGGLPEGNDGLGLQLLGISGEEVLDKAVYDKIRAHALSTVRGTVQADILKEDQAQNTCIFSTEFALKLMGDVQEYFITQKVRNFYSVSISGYHIAEAGSNPITQLAFTLANGFTYVEYYLSRGMHIDDFAPNLSFFFSNGMDPEYAVIGRVARRIWSKAIKNKYKGNDRSQKLKYHIQTSGRSLHAQEIDFNDIRTTLQALYAIYDNCNSLHTNAYDEAITTPTEESVRRAMAIQLIINRELGTANNENPIQGSFFIEELTDLVEEAVLTEFNRITERGGVLGAMERMYQRNKIQEESLYYESLKHTGEFPIIGVNTFLNKNGSPTVIPAEVIRSTTEEKEFQISTLDAFYQRHQQKNAAALKQLQQVAINNGNLFAELMETVKHCSLGQITHALYEVGGQYRRNM from the coding sequence ATGTCATATACACCAAAACATAAGGTGCGCATCGTTACAGCAGCAGCTTTATTCGACGGTCATGACGCTGCTATCAACATTATGCGGCGTATCATGCAGGCAAAAGGAGCAGAGGTCATACACCTGGGTCATAACCGCTCTGCTGCAGAAATTGTAGACTGTGCCATTGAAGAAGATGCGCAGGGTATTGCAGTTACTTCCTATCAGGGTGGGCACGTCGAGTTTTTCAAATACATGTACGACCTCCTGCAGGAAAAAGGCTGCGGACATATTAAAATCTTTGGCGGCGGCGGTGGTACCATCCTGCCGGTGGAAATTGAAGAACTGCATGCCTATGGCATTGCCCGTTTATATTCTCCGGATGATGGCCGCCAGATGGGCCTGGAAGGCATGATTGAAGACCTGATAACGCAGTGTGATATTGCCATAAAGCCGCTGCAGGAAGGTAGCAGCATAGAAGACATTCCGCAGCTCAGGAAAAATAAAAATCCTAAAATCATAGCCCGTGGTATCAGCCTGGCGGAAAACGATCTGCCGGTAGCTTTACTGGATGGTCAGAAAGCCAGGAAAGCAGTGATGGTGGATGCCACTACCGGCGCACACCTGGCCAATACGCCGGCCGACCGCGAAACGCCACCGGTACTCGGTATTACCGGTACGGGTGGTGCCGGTAAAAGTAGCGTGACCGATGAACTGGTACGCCGTTACCTGCGTCACTATACCGATAAAACAGTGGCCGTGATCTCAGTAGACCCTTCCAAAAAGAAAACCGGTGGGGCATTGCTGGGAGATCGTATCCGCATGAACTCCATTCATCATCCCCGCGCTTACATGCGTTCCCTGGCTACCCGTGAAAGTGATAAAGCCATCAGTGAACATATCCAGGAAGCCATCGATATCTGTAAACTGGCCGCCTTCGATTTCATCATCCTGGAAACTTCCGGTATCGGACAAAGCGATACTGCCATCACCGACTACTGCGATGTATCGTTGTATGTAATGACACCGGAATATGGTGCGGCTTCCCAGCTTGAAAAGATTAACATGCTGGATTATGCAGATGTGATTGCCATTAACAAATTTGATAAAGCCGGCGCACTGGATGCTTTGCATGATGTGCGCAAACAATATAAACGCAACCACAACCTGTGGGATGCGAAAGAAGAATCATTGCCGGTAGTTGGCTCTATTGCTTCCCAGTTCAATGATGCAGGCATTAACCTGTTGTTTGAAAAGGTAATGGAAAAAGTAGTGGAGAAAACCGGTGCACCTTTCGGAGAGCTGGCCCACGAAAGCCTGAAATCTACTACCACAAAATCGCAGATCATTCCACCGGCCCGGGTGCGTTACCTGGCAGAAATTTCCGAGTCTATCGGAGAGTATGGTAAATGGGTGGAAGAACAATGTAAGCTGGCTACCCAGCTGTATCAGATAGCGGGCGTAGTAAACCTGCAACCTGCACAGGCAACTGCATTGGCTGATATCAAAACCCATCTCGAAAAACAACTGCACGAAGAGTGCCGCCAGCTCATCGCCGGATGGCCTGCCTTGCAGCAAAAATATACAGCAGACTTCTATGAGTTTCAGGTAAGGGATAAAGTCATCAAGCTGCCTTTGTTTACAGAAAGCCTGAGCCATAGCCGTATTCCAAAAATATCGCTGCCTAAGTACAAAGACTGGGGAGATATTCTGCGCTGGCAGCTGACGGAAAACCTGCCGGGCGAATTCCCTTATGCTGCAGGCGTATTTCCGCTGAAACGGGAAGGGGAAGATCCTACCCGCATGTTTGCCGGTGAGGGCGGACCGGAAAGAACCAACAAACGTTTCCACTACGTATCGCTGGGCCAGCCGGCGAAACGCCTTTCTACGGCTTTCGACAGCGTAACGTTGTATGGGGAAGATCCGGCGGTAAGACCGGATATCTATGGTAAGATCGGTAACTCCGGTGTGAGCATCGCTACCGTGGATGATGCCAAGAAGCTGTACAGCGGCTTTGACCTGTGTGATCCCAAAACCTCTGTATCCATGACGATCAACGGTCCGGCGCCTATTCTGCTGGCCTTCTTCATGAATGCAGCCATTGACCAGGAATGCGAAAAATACATCCGCGAACAGGGCCTCACCGAACAGGTAACTGCCCGGATAAAAGAAAAATTCAAGGATCATCCGCTGCCACATTACAACGGCGGACTGCCGGAAGGCAATGATGGTCTGGGCTTGCAGCTGCTGGGTATCTCCGGAGAAGAAGTACTGGATAAAGCCGTATATGACAAGATCCGGGCGCACGCACTCAGTACCGTACGTGGTACCGTGCAGGCAGATATCCTGAAAGAAGACCAGGCACAGAACACCTGTATCTTCTCTACCGAATTTGCCCTTAAACTGATGGGAGATGTGCAGGAATACTTCATTACGCAGAAAGTAAGGAACTTCTATTCGGTAAGTATTTCCGGGTATCACATTGCGGAAGCAGGTTCCAATCCTATTACCCAGCTGGCTTTTACACTGGCAAACGGATTCACGTATGTAGAGTACTACCTGAGCCGCGGTATGCATATCGATGATTTTGCACCGAATCTGTCGTTCTTTTTCAGCAACGGTATGGATCCGGAATATGCCGTTATCGGCCGCGTAGCGCGTCGTATCTGGTCGAAAGCCATCAAGAATAAATACAAGGGTAACGATCGTTCCCAGAAACTGAAATATCATATTCAGACTTCCGGCCGCAGCCTGCACGCACAGGAAATAGATTTCAATGATATCCGTACCACCTTACAGGCGCTGTACGCGATCTATGATAACTGTAATTCCCTGCATACCAATGCGTACGATGAAGCGATTACCACGCCTACGGAAGAAAGTGTGAGAAGGGCCATGGCCATTCAGCTCATCATCAACCGGGAGCTGGGTACTGCCAATAACGAAAATCCGATACAGGGATCTTTCTTTATTGAAGAACTGACCGATCTGGTGGAAGAAGCGGTATTAACGGAGTTTAACCGCATCACGGAAAGAGGCGGGGTACTGGGCGCTATGGAAAGAATGTATCAGCGGAACAAAATACAGGAAGAAAGCCTGTATTATGAGTCCCTGAAACATACCGGCGAATTCCCTATCATCGGCGTTAATACCTTCCTCAACAAGAATGGTTCTCCTACCGTTATTCCTGCAGAAGTAATCCGGTCTACAACCGAAGAAAAAGAATTCCAGATCAGTACCCTGGATGCTTTCTACCAGCGGCATCAGCAAAAAAATGCCGCGGCGTTGAAGCAGTTGCAACAGGTAGCGATCAACAACGGCAACCTGTTCGCCGAACTGATGGAAACGGTGAAACATTGTTCACTCGGGCAGATTACCCATGCCTTGTATGAGGTAGGCGGACAATACCGGAGAAATATGTAA
- a CDS encoding NUDIX hydrolase, which translates to MMSMYTKNINTHLVEIKDYFKVAISVDCVIFGFNDDELKVLLIESDLKEYKGKWSLLGDIVRPEEELDEAAYRVLKARTGLDNVYMEQVQTFGAINRHPAGRVITVAYYSLVNIEHVELKMHNNELHWHSVKDLHQMAFDHKQILDTCHERLKQQVMVQPIGFNLLPRKFSLRELQNLYEAILDVQLDRRNFRKKFLSMDLLMDLNEEEADVPHRPARLYRFNFDKYDQRKKRYLGIGF; encoded by the coding sequence ATGATGTCTATGTACACCAAAAACATCAATACGCATCTTGTTGAGATAAAAGATTATTTCAAAGTCGCCATTTCGGTGGACTGTGTCATTTTTGGCTTTAATGATGATGAGCTGAAAGTATTACTGATAGAATCGGATCTCAAAGAATACAAAGGTAAATGGTCTTTGCTGGGTGATATTGTGCGCCCGGAAGAAGAGCTGGATGAAGCAGCCTACCGGGTGCTGAAAGCCCGTACCGGATTGGATAACGTGTATATGGAGCAGGTGCAGACTTTTGGCGCTATCAACCGGCATCCTGCCGGCCGGGTTATCACGGTTGCTTATTATTCGCTTGTAAACATTGAGCACGTAGAGCTGAAGATGCATAACAATGAGCTTCACTGGCACAGTGTGAAAGACCTGCATCAGATGGCCTTTGATCATAAACAGATCCTGGATACCTGTCATGAACGCCTGAAACAGCAGGTGATGGTACAGCCTATCGGATTTAACCTGTTGCCCCGGAAGTTCTCTCTCCGTGAATTACAGAATCTCTATGAAGCAATACTGGATGTGCAGCTGGATCGCCGGAATTTCCGGAAGAAATTTCTGTCGATGGATTTGCTGATGGATCTGAATGAAGAAGAAGCGGATGTGCCACATCGTCCTGCCCGGCTATACCGGTTTAACTTCGATAAATACGACCAACGCAAAAAGCGTTACCTGGGAATTGGTTTCTGA